The Flavobacterium sp. 123 genome contains a region encoding:
- a CDS encoding DUF2911 domain-containing protein: protein MKNIIIALAIIIANFTIEAQVKTPQSSPKSTVIQTVGLTDVEVNYSRPSAKGRAVFGNLVPFGKLWRTGANENTIVSFSDDVIIDGKTLKKGKYALYTVPKIESWEVIFYSTTDNWGTPQEFNEANVALRTVVKEEALSKPVETFTIGVSGLDPNYAYLEIYWENSYVAVKFEVPTQKTANANIEKALAGPTSADYFAAAQFIFQSNGDNDKALEYVNKALDMSAEKPFWYNRLKSLIQAKSGNKAGAIETAKLSLAAAEAAKNQDYVKMNKDSIAEWSKK from the coding sequence ATGAAAAATATAATTATTGCTTTGGCTATTATTATCGCCAATTTCACCATTGAGGCTCAGGTTAAAACACCTCAGTCTAGTCCTAAATCAACAGTGATTCAAACCGTAGGATTGACAGATGTTGAAGTAAATTATTCAAGACCGAGCGCTAAAGGTAGAGCAGTTTTTGGAAATTTAGTTCCTTTTGGAAAACTGTGGAGAACCGGAGCTAATGAAAACACTATAGTTTCTTTTAGTGATGATGTTATTATTGATGGTAAAACATTAAAAAAAGGAAAATATGCTTTGTACACTGTTCCTAAAATTGAAAGTTGGGAAGTAATATTCTATTCTACAACAGATAACTGGGGAACACCTCAAGAATTTAATGAAGCAAATGTTGCTCTTAGAACAGTTGTAAAAGAAGAAGCTCTTTCAAAACCAGTAGAAACATTTACTATAGGTGTAAGTGGTTTAGACCCTAATTATGCATATTTAGAAATCTATTGGGAAAATTCATATGTGGCAGTTAAGTTTGAAGTTCCAACACAAAAAACAGCTAATGCTAATATAGAAAAAGCTTTAGCTGGACCAACTTCAGCAGATTATTTTGCAGCAGCTCAATTTATTTTCCAATCTAATGGAGACAATGATAAGGCATTAGAATATGTGAATAAAGCTTTGGATATGAGTGCTGAAAAGCCTTTTTGGTATAATAGACTAAAATCATTGATTCAAGCTAAATCAGGAAATAAAGCTGGAGCTATTGAAACAGCAAAATTATCTCTTGCAGCTGCAGAAGCTGCAAAAAATCAGGATTATGTAAAAATGAATAAAGACAGCATTGCTGAATGGAGTAAAAAATAA